The Sphingopyxis sp. CCNWLW2 genome contains the following window.
GGGCACTAACGGTGCCGTGGTGCTGGTCGGCGGCGATTCGAGCGTCACGCTCAACGGCTCGCTCGGCGGCACGATGTCGTCGACGCTGACCTATTCGTCGGCGAACATCACGCTGGGCGCCACGGGCGGCAGCTTCCAGGTCGGCGGCACGCTGAGCGTCGGAGCCAACCAGGCCGCGGGCGACTATTCGGGGACGTTCAACGTCACCGCGAACTACCAATAAGATTGGGGGGCCTGGCGGGCCGAGATCCGCCAGCCGTTAAAATGGGGTCGCCGGCATGGATCCGGCGACCCCTTTTTTGTGCCAGCCGCCGCGATGGTTAGCGAAATATCAACCATGTTGGCGCAGGCAGGATGCGACCATCGGGACGGTGTGGGGCCGTTTCCCGGACGATTGTGGGGATCGTATCCAATGCTTCGCTTTTTGAAGGCCTTTGGCCTGTTCACCGCGGCTGCGCTCGGCGCCGCGGCCTCGCCCGCGCTGGCGGCGGGCGACCTGCTCGTCGCGCCGACGCGCGTCATCCTCGACGGATCGCGCGGGACCGAGGTGGTGCTCAACAATATCGGTAGCGAGCCCGCGACCTATCGCATCAGCCTCGAGATCAAGCGGATGACCGCCGAGGGCGGGCTCGACGAGATCGCCGAGGAGAATGTCACGGCGGCCGAACGCGCCGCGCTCGACATGATCGCCTTCAGCCCGCGCCGCGTCACGCTGCCGCCGAACCAGCCGCAGGTCGTGCGCGTCGGGGTGCGTCTGCCCGAGGGGACGCCGCCGGGCGAATATCGCGCGCATATGCTGTTCCGCGCGGTTCCCGACGCGGCGCCCGCGACCGCCGAGCCCAAGCCGGCGAGCGAGGGGGTATCGATCGCACTCACGCCGATTTACGGGATCACGATCCCGGTGATCGTGCGCGTCGGCGACCTCGGTGCCGAAGCATCGATCGGCGAGGCGTGGGTCAGCGAGACGCAGGATGGGCCGGCGTTCAATTTCGACCTGTCGCGCACGGGCAATCGTTCGGTCTATGGCGATATCGAGGTCACGCGCCCGGGGACCCCCGAGCCGCTGCTCGTCGCGCGCGGCATCGCGGTCTATCCCGAGGTCGGCGCGCGCAAGGTGTCGCTCCGCGTTCCGGGCGAGCTGGCGGCGAAGCTGAAGGGGCCGGTGCGCATTCGCTACGCAGAGGATCGCGAAATCGGCGGCGGCACGATCGACGAGGCCGAGCGGGTGGTGAAATGATAGGATAAGCGCGGGCGAAGCGGGCGGGGCAATGATCCGCGCGGCGCTCTCGCGATGGAAACCGGCGATATTGGCCGGGCTGGCGCTGGTGGGGCTCGTTCCCGCCGGCGCCGAAGCCGTTGAAAAAAAAAACCGTTTCGATTGCGAGCGATCGCTGGGCGCCGAACGAGGACGACAGCTGGCTGTTCGATGTGCGCTCGGGGCAGTACCGGCTCGGCGATGGGGTGCGCGGTTATCAGACGCCGCAGGGGATTTGCGTCGACCTCGGCGATGTCGTGCTCGCGCTCGATCTCGCGGTGCGCGTCGACAAGAAGTTGCGCCGCGCAACCGGCTGGGTGTTCGACGAAAGGCGCAGCCTGACGATCGACCGCGACGCGGGCGACGTGCGCGCGGGGAGCGAGAGCTTCCGCCTGACTGCGACGACGATCCGCGACACGCCCGCGGGATGGTGCGTCGACCTCGATAGCCTGAACGACTGGCTCGGGGTGCCGCTGACCGCCGATCTGTCGAATGCGGTGCTGCGGGTCGATACGAAGGACAAGCTGCCGTTCCAGCTCGCGGCCGAACGCCGCGCACGTGCGGCGGCGATCCGCCCGCAGGCGCAGTTCGACCTTGCGAGTCTGCCGCAGACGGCGCGGCCGTATCAGGCGTGGGCGACGCCCTCGGTCGATGTCGTCGCGTCGGCGGGCGTCGTGTCGGACAAGCGCGGCGGATCCTATGTCCAGGGGCGCTACGAGATTTTCGCGGCGGGCGAAGTGGTCGGCCAGAGTTTCGACGCGCGGCTGTCGTCGGACAATGAGGGTGTGCCCGACAGCTTGCGGATGCGGCTCTATCGCACCGATCCGCAGGGACGGCTGCTCGGGCCGCTGAAGGCGACGCATTACGGGCTAGGCGATGTCAGCCTGCTCTCGACCGGCATCGTCGCCGCGTCGGCGCCGGGGCGCGGCGCGGTGCTGACCAATCGCCCGATCGAGCGGCCCGACGCGTTCGACAAGACGACCTTTCGCGGCGATTTGCCCGCGGGCTGGGATGCCGAACTCTATCGCAATGGGCAATTGCTCGCTTTTACGAGCCCGAACGGCGATGGGCGCTACGAGTTTATCGACGTGCCGCTGCAATATGGCGCGAACCGCTTCGAGATCGTGCTCTATGGGCCGCAGGGGCAGATACGGCGCGAAATCCGGCAGGTGCAGGTAGGGATGGATTCGATTCCGCCGCAGCAGACCTGGTATTGGGCGGGCTTCGCGCAGGAAAATGCCGACCTGGTCGAGTTCGGGAGCCGGCGGCGCGGCGCGTTCCGGCGCGGCTGGCGCGGGACGATGGGAATCGAGCGCGGACTCGACACGCGCACGTCCGCCTCGGCCTATTTCCACAGCCTGCTGATCGAAAATGTCCGCTATAATTATGGCGAGGTCGCGTTGCGGCGCTCGATCGGGCCGACCTTGCTCGAAGTCGGAGGTTCGTACGCTGATAATGGCGGCTTCGCGGCGCGTGCGAGCTGGCTTGCCGCGTTCGGCGAAACCTATGTGCGTGCCGACGCGATGCGCGGCTGGGGCGGGTTCGTTTCGGATCGTTTGATCAATAATATCAACGGTATCTATTCAGTGTCGGTCGACCAGTCGGTCAAGTTCGGGCGAATGGTGCTGCCGCTGCATTTCGACGTGCGGCAGGTCGAACGATGGTCGGGGGTCGACAGCCTCGAAGCCAGCGCGCGCGCGTCGGCGAGTTTCCGCGCGCTGACCTTTACCGGGCAACTCGACTGGAGCCGGACAAAGGTGCCGATCGGTCCCGATCCGCCCGACAATCTCTCCGCCAGCCTGCTTGCCAACGCCCGCATCGGGCGCGTTCGCGTCCGCGGCGAGGCGCGTTTTGCGCTGTCGGGCGCCAATGCCGATTCGCGCATGACCCTGATCGGCGAGTGGGCGGGAAAGGGTGACGCCGAATGGCGCACCGAACTCGGTTATGACCGCGGGCTCGACCGCGCGCGCGCTGGGCTGGGATATACGCGCCGTTTCAACAAGTTGCAGCTGACGGGATTCGGCGAGGTTGCGAGCGATGGATCGGTTGCGGCGTCGCTGGCGCTCGTCTTCAGCTTCGGGCCGAAATCGGACGGCGGCTGGCGCGTGTCGGCCGAGAAGCTCGCGAGCCGCGGGCAGGTGGTCGCCGAGGTCTGGATGGACGAGAATGGCGACGGGGTCCGCCAGCCGGGCGAAGCCGCACTTCCCGACGTGCCGCTGACCGCGGGCAACGCCTTTGTCGACGCCGCGACCGACAAGGCGGGGCGGGGCGCGATCGACGGGCTCGAACCCTTCCGCCCGGTGATGATCGGCATCGACGCGGGCAGCTTGCCCGATCCCTATGTCCAGCCCGCGCTGCCGGGGGTCGTGGTGACCCCGCGGCCCGGAGTCGCGACGCGCGTGCTGCTGCCGATGGCGGCGGCGGGTGAGATCGATGGCACCCTGCGCCGCGATGGCGGCAACCCGATCGAGGGGCTGGGAGTCGAACTCATCGACGCCGAAGGGCGCGTGCGCGCGACGACGATCACCGAATTCGACGGCTATTTCCTCTTCGAGGGCGTCGCTTATGGACGCTACACGGTGCGGCTGGGCAAGGCGTCGGCTGCGGCTTTGCGGCTTGATGGTGCCTTTGCGATGAGCGCGGCGCCAGGCAAGGCGACGCCGCGGGTGCGGCTGGGGACACTGTCGCTAAAGCCGCTGCGCCGCGACGTTGCGATACGGGATGAAGCGCCGTCTGGCAGCAACAGTGCGCGAGGGCCACCGGGCGAGGGGGATGGTGGATTATAGTCGCTAGGCGGCTTTGGGGTGGTGAGCGTGATTGCTCGTCATCCCGGACTTGATCCGGGACCCGCCTTCCTTCTGCCTAGCTTTGAAAAGGCAAGGCAGGCCCCGGGTCAAGCCCGGGGTGACGATGATGAAGGGGGCAGCTTTCTGTCGATTGCGAACGTTCACCGGCTGTCAGCTCAACAACGGCTCCAGCGCGTCCCATTCGCGGTCGACTGCGCGGCGGCCGGCGTCGATTGCGGCGCGGATTTTCGCCGGGTTGAACTCGAGCGTTTCGGCGACTTCTTCCTCGGGTTCGATGATACGGATCGGCGCGAAGCGGTAGCGCGCGATCTGGACATCGAGCGGGCGGAGGATGCGCGCGGCCTGCGCGCCGCCGATGCCTTCATTCTGAAGCGCGCGAAGCTGGCCTTCGCGCGCGGCGATCAGATCGTTGATCAGCG
Protein-coding sequences here:
- a CDS encoding molecular chaperone, which produces MLRFLKAFGLFTAAALGAAASPALAAGDLLVAPTRVILDGSRGTEVVLNNIGSEPATYRISLEIKRMTAEGGLDEIAEENVTAAERAALDMIAFSPRRVTLPPNQPQVVRVGVRLPEGTPPGEYRAHMLFRAVPDAAPATAEPKPASEGVSIALTPIYGITIPVIVRVGDLGAEASIGEAWVSETQDGPAFNFDLSRTGNRSVYGDIEVTRPGTPEPLLVARGIAVYPEVGARKVSLRVPGELAAKLKGPVRIRYAEDREIGGGTIDEAERVVK
- a CDS encoding MSCRAMM family protein, translating into MKKKTVSIASDRWAPNEDDSWLFDVRSGQYRLGDGVRGYQTPQGICVDLGDVVLALDLAVRVDKKLRRATGWVFDERRSLTIDRDAGDVRAGSESFRLTATTIRDTPAGWCVDLDSLNDWLGVPLTADLSNAVLRVDTKDKLPFQLAAERRARAAAIRPQAQFDLASLPQTARPYQAWATPSVDVVASAGVVSDKRGGSYVQGRYEIFAAGEVVGQSFDARLSSDNEGVPDSLRMRLYRTDPQGRLLGPLKATHYGLGDVSLLSTGIVAASAPGRGAVLTNRPIERPDAFDKTTFRGDLPAGWDAELYRNGQLLAFTSPNGDGRYEFIDVPLQYGANRFEIVLYGPQGQIRREIRQVQVGMDSIPPQQTWYWAGFAQENADLVEFGSRRRGAFRRGWRGTMGIERGLDTRTSASAYFHSLLIENVRYNYGEVALRRSIGPTLLEVGGSYADNGGFAARASWLAAFGETYVRADAMRGWGGFVSDRLINNINGIYSVSVDQSVKFGRMVLPLHFDVRQVERWSGVDSLEASARASASFRALTFTGQLDWSRTKVPIGPDPPDNLSASLLANARIGRVRVRGEARFALSGANADSRMTLIGEWAGKGDAEWRTELGYDRGLDRARAGLGYTRRFNKLQLTGFGEVASDGSVAASLALVFSFGPKSDGGWRVSAEKLASRGQVVAEVWMDENGDGVRQPGEAALPDVPLTAGNAFVDAATDKAGRGAIDGLEPFRPVMIGIDAGSLPDPYVQPALPGVVVTPRPGVATRVLLPMAAAGEIDGTLRRDGGNPIEGLGVELIDAEGRVRATTITEFDGYFLFEGVAYGRYTVRLGKASAAALRLDGAFAMSAAPGKATPRVRLGTLSLKPLRRDVAIRDEAPSGSNSARGPPGEGDGGL